A window of the Labrus mixtus chromosome 8, fLabMix1.1, whole genome shotgun sequence genome harbors these coding sequences:
- the oprk1 gene encoding kappa-type opioid receptor has product MDSSVVHIYKEDRCPPGQPEECIPNFTWQPGLSDVFNYTPNGTWDAEPMSPLIPIIVAVYSVVFVVGLAGNCLVMYVIIRYTKMKTATNIYIFNLAVADALVTTTMPFQSTDYLLSSWPFGEVACKVFISIDYYNMFTSIFTLTMMSVDRYVAVCHPIKALDFRTPVKAKLINVIIWVLSSAAGVPAMILGSTKSNNGTTECALQFPEPYIYWDTLMKICVFIFAFVAPVIIITVCYTLMVMRLKSVRLLSGSREKDRNLRRITRLVLVVVAVFVVCWTPIHIFILIKALSANVPETTAVMAAYFFCVALGYTNSSLNPILYAFLDENFKRCFRDFCCPGARRHGDCQGVSRVRSTLRDHSCPTEGRGDTMRQARPV; this is encoded by the exons atggacagctccgTGGTGCACATCTACAAAGAGGACAGGTGTCCCCCAGGACAGCCAGAGGAGTGCATACCAAACTTCACCTGGCAACCCGGACTGTCGGACGTCTTCAACTACACTCCCAACGGCACCTGGGACGCCGAGCCCATGTCGCCCCTCATCCCCATCATCGTGGCGGTGTACTCCGTAGTGTTTGTGGTGGGCTTGGCGGGCAACTGTTTGGTGATGTATGTCATCATTAG ATACACCAAGATGAAAACAGCCACCAACATCTACATCTTCAACCTGGCCGTGGCCGACGCTCTGGTCACCACCACCATGCCCTTCCAGAGCACCGACTATCTGCTCAGCTCCTGGCCGTTCGGCGAGGTGGCATGCAAGGTCTTCATCTCCATCGACTACTACAACATGTTCACCAGCATCTTTACCCTGACCATGATGAGCGTGGACCGCTACGTGGCCGTGTGCCACCCGATCAAGGCCCTGGATTTCCGCACGCCCGTCAAGGCCAAGCTCATCAACGTGATCATCTGGGTGCTGTCGTCTGCCGCCGGGGTTCCTGCCATGATTCTGGGCAGCACAAAATCCAACAATG GGACTACAGAGTGTGCTCTACAGTTCCCTGAACCCTACATCTACTGGGACACCCTGATGAAGATCTGTGTCTTCATCTTTGCCTTCGTAGCGCCCGTCATAATCATCACTGTCTGCTACACTCTGATGGTCATGCGGCTGAAGAGCGTGCGCCTGCTCTCCGGCTCGCGAGAAAAGGACCGCAACCTGCGTCGGATCACGCGCCTCGTCTTGGTGGTGGTCGCCGTCTTTGTGGTGTGCTGGACCCCCATCCACATCTTCATCTTGATCAAGGCCTTGTCGGCCAACGTGCCCGAGACCACCGCTGTCATGGCCGCTTACTTCTTTTGCGTGGCGCTAGGTTACACCAACAGTAGCCTCAACCCCATCCTCTACGCTTTCCTCGACGAGAACTTCAAGAGGTGCTTCAGGGACTTCTGCTGCCCCGGAGCCAGGAGACACGGGGACTGTCAGGGGGTGAGTCGAGTGAGGAGCACCCTGCGAGACCACTCGTGTCCCACAGAAGGTCGAGGAGACACCATGAGGCAGGCCAGGCCGGTATGA
- the chmp5a gene encoding charged multivesicular body protein 5: MNRIFGRGKPKAPPANLSDCIGNVDARAESIDKKVARLDAELVKYKDQMKKMRDGPSKNMVKQKAMRVLKQKRMYEGQREQLAQQSFNMEQANYTIQTLKDTKTTVDAMKIGAKEMKRAYKDVKLDQIDDLQDQLEDMMEDANEVQEALSRSYGTPEIDEDDLEAELDALGDELLLDDDSSYLDEASAAPSIPEGMPSDSKTNKDGVLVDEFGLPQIPAT; the protein is encoded by the exons ATGAACAGAATATTCGGACGCGGGAAGCCGAAAGCGCCTCCTGCGAATCTGTCGGACTGCATCGGCAAT GTCGACGCGAGGGCGGAGTCCATAGATAAGAAGGTCGCCAGACTAGATGCCGAACTTGTCAAGTACAAGGAtcagatgaagaagatgagggACGGGCCCTCGAAG AATATGGTGAAACAGAAGGCAATGAGAGTCCTGAAGCAGAAGAGAAT GTATGAAGGTCAAAGGGAGCAGCTGGCTCAGCAGTCTTTTAACATGGAGCAGGCCAACTACACAATCCAGACTCTGAAGGACACCAAAACAACA GTGGATGCCATGAAGATTGgtgcaaaagaaatgaaaagagctTACAAGGATGTCAAACTGGATCAGATTGAT GATTTACAGGACCAGCTGGAGGACATGATGGAGGACGCCAACGAGGTACAAGAGGCCCTGAGCCGCAGCTATGGCACTCCAGAGATCGATGAGGACGACCTTGAAGCAG AGCTGGATGCACTGGGCgatgagctgctgctggacgATGACAGCTCCTACCTGGACGAGGCCTCAGCTGCCCCGTCTATCCCCGAGGGAATGCCCAgtgacagcaaaacaaacaag gacgGGGTTTTGGTGGATGAGTTTGGTCTGCCACAGATTCCTGCCACATAA
- the bag1 gene encoding BAG family molecular chaperone regulator 1, giving the protein MSAQTITVTVAYGSTKHSITLTGEDDGKGPTVKELADALTQATGVPQTSQKLIFKGKSLKDMEESLTSYGVKEGCKLMMIGKRNSPEEEVELKKLKDIEKSVEQTAKKLEKVDGELTGLKNGFLAKDLQAEALGKLDHRVKIAAEQFMKILEQIDTLSLPENFNDCRMKKKGLVKTVQDFLAQCDKIEACISDHLSKIQSKNLALAE; this is encoded by the exons ATGTCAGCGCAAACGATAACAGTGACAGTTGCATACG GATCCACAAAGCACAGCATCACATTGACCGGGGAAGACGATGGCAAGGGTCCAACAGTCAAAGAACTGGCAGATGCTCTTACACAAGCAACTGGAGTACCTCAAACATCACAGAAACTGATATTCAAAG GAAAATCTCTCAAGGACATGGAGGAGAGTCTGACCAGCTATGGAGTAAAAGAAGGCTGCAAGCTCATGATGATTGGCAAGCGG AACAGTCCCGAGGAAGAAGTCGAACTGAAGAAGCTGAAAGACATCGAGAAGTCTGTTGAACAGACGGCCAAAAAACTGGAGAAGGTAGACGGAGAGTTGACCGGACTCAAGAAT GGCTTCCTTGCCAAAGACCTCCAGGCAGAGGCATTGGGTAAACTTGACCACCGAGTGAAAATAGCAGCAGAACAGTTCATGAAGATCCTGGAGCAGATTGATACTCTG AgtcttcctgaaaatttcaaTGACTGCAGAATGAAGAAAAAGGGACTTGTAAAGACGGTGCAG GATTTCTTGGCCCAGTGTGACAAGATCGAGGCTTGCATATCAGACCACCTATCAAAGATCCAGTCGAAAAATCTCGCTTTGGCGGAGTAG
- the myl12.2 gene encoding myosin, light chain 12, genome duplicate 2 isoform X1, with product MSSKRAKGKNTKKRPQRATSNVFAMFDQSQIQEFKEAFNMIDQNRDGFIDKEDLHDMLASLGKNPTEDYLETMMNEAPGPINFTMFLTMFGEKLNGTDPEDVIRNAFACFDEEGTVSSPAGVIQEEYLRELLTTMGDRFSDEEVDELFREAPIDKKGNFNYVAFTRILKHGAKDRDD from the exons ATGTCGAGCAAAAGGGCCAAGGGAAAGAACACCAAGAAGCGGCCTCAGCGTGCCACGTCCAATGTGTTTGCCATGTTTGATCAGTCCCAAATTCAGGAGTTTAAGGAGGCTTTCAACATGATCGACCAAAACAGGGACGGCTTTATTGACAAAGAAGACCTCCATGATATGCTGGCCTCATTAG GTAAGAACCCTACAGAAGACTACTTGGAGACAATGATGAATGAAGCGCCCGGCCCCATAAACTTCACAATGTTCCTTACCATGTTTGGAGAGAAGTTGAATGGCACAGATCCTGAGGATGTAATCCGCAACGCTTTTGCCTGTTTTGACGAGGAGGGCACAG TGTCTTCTCCTGCAGGTGTGATCCAGGAAGAGTACCTGAGAGAGCTGCTCACTACAATGGGTGACAGATTTTCAGATGAAGAAGTGGATGAGCTATTCCGAGAAGCGCCCATTGATAAGAAAGGCAACTTTAACTACGTAGCATTCACGCGCATATTAAAGCACGGTGCCAAGGACAGAGATGATTAG
- the myl12.2 gene encoding myosin, light chain 12, genome duplicate 2 isoform X2 — translation MSSKRAKGKNTKKRPQRATSNVFAMFDQSQIQEFKEAFNMIDQNRDGFIDKEDLHDMLASLGKNPTEDYLETMMNEAPGPINFTMFLTMFGEKLNGTDPEDVIRNAFACFDEEGTGVIQEEYLRELLTTMGDRFSDEEVDELFREAPIDKKGNFNYVAFTRILKHGAKDRDD, via the exons ATGTCGAGCAAAAGGGCCAAGGGAAAGAACACCAAGAAGCGGCCTCAGCGTGCCACGTCCAATGTGTTTGCCATGTTTGATCAGTCCCAAATTCAGGAGTTTAAGGAGGCTTTCAACATGATCGACCAAAACAGGGACGGCTTTATTGACAAAGAAGACCTCCATGATATGCTGGCCTCATTAG GTAAGAACCCTACAGAAGACTACTTGGAGACAATGATGAATGAAGCGCCCGGCCCCATAAACTTCACAATGTTCCTTACCATGTTTGGAGAGAAGTTGAATGGCACAGATCCTGAGGATGTAATCCGCAACGCTTTTGCCTGTTTTGACGAGGAGGGCACAG GTGTGATCCAGGAAGAGTACCTGAGAGAGCTGCTCACTACAATGGGTGACAGATTTTCAGATGAAGAAGTGGATGAGCTATTCCGAGAAGCGCCCATTGATAAGAAAGGCAACTTTAACTACGTAGCATTCACGCGCATATTAAAGCACGGTGCCAAGGACAGAGATGATTAG